The genomic window CGTCGGGTTCGGGTACGCGGGTCGCGACCTCGCGCTCCTCGTCCCGCTCGGCGTCCTCGTCGGCGTCCTCGCGTACTCCGAGGCGCCGCTCATGCAGGCGGTGTTCTCGGACATGACCGAGCGCGGGGTCGCGCGGGCGACGTTCGGGGCGTTCTTCGCGATCAGCTACGGGGTCGGCTCGCTGTGGACGGCGCTCATCGGCTGGATCATCGATGCAGCCGGCTTCCCCGCGGCCTTCGCGACCATGGCGGCGTCGTTCGTCGTCGCGGCTGCCATCATCCTGCTCGGGACGCGCGCCCCCCGGGTCCGGTCGACGCCGGCGGAGGTGGGCTGAGGCAAGGGCCTCGACGACCCGATCGGCCCGGCCCGGCGCTGCTCGATCGACGCCGGCGCGGCGCTGGCGGCCAGTGGGACGGCGCTGGATGTGCCAACCGGCGGCCGAGACCAGGTGCGCCGTGGAGCTCCTCGGCGCCGACGTCGGTGCCTGCCGTGGGCCGCCCGGGTCTCGATCCCGGCACCTTGGGATTAAAAGTCCCCTGCTCTGCCCGATGAGCTAGCGGCCCGGTGCCAGCGTAACCCCGGGTCTCGCGGGGGCCGAGGCCGTCGGCGGCGGCCGAGCGCGCGACGCGAGGCGCGATGTGACGTCCGTCCCTGGTCGCAGCGCGCGCAATCCGGCGCGATGAGCCGCGCAGCGCGCGCACGGCGCCTGCCGATCGAGCACGGGAGGAGCGTCTCGTGGAAGCTCATGTCGGCGACCACCTGGTCGTCAAGGGTCATCGGGCGGGGCAGCCAGATCGTGACGCGGAGATCCTCGAGGTCCGCGGCGCACAGGGGAAGGCGCCCTACCTCGTACGGTGGGGCGACGACGGCCACGTCGGACTCGTGGTCCCCGGCCCGGATGCCGTCGTCGTCCATCGCGAGCAGGGCCACGAGCAGGGCCAGCAGTGAACCTGGCTGGGTTCGCCTTGGAGGTGGCCCCACCGGCTCGCGCAGGCGTTCGGTAGCCTGGGGCGGTGGTCGGTCGCCCGGTGCCCGACGACGCGCGGCAGTTCCTGACGGCGCAGGGCGCGCTCCTGCGCGCCGCGCGTGCGCGCCAGGCGCTCACCCTCCAGGGCGTCGAGGCAATCACCGGAGGGGAGTTCAAGGCGGCCAGCCTGAGCGCCTACGAGCGGGGCGAACGGATGATCTCCGTCCTGCGGCTGCTGCGCCTCGCCTCCCTCTACGGTTCCTCGCTCGACGAGCTCGTCCCTGGCTCGCCCGCCGAGCCGGCTCCGGCGGGGCGCCCGCGACCGGTGGCGAGCCCGGCGGCACCGACCATCCGCATCGACGTGGCGCGCCTCGAGCGCCGCCGCGGGGCCGGGTGGGACCAGCTGCGCACCTACGTCCGCACCGTCCAGGCGCGCCGTCGAGGTCGGCACGCGAGGGTCGTCGTGCTGCGCGGCGAGGACGCGTGGGCCGTCGCCGCGATGCTCGCCGTCGAGGTCGACGAGCTCGTCGGCTTCCTCGAGGGCGCGGGGGTGGCGCCGTCGGGCTGAGCGGCCCCGCTACTCCTGGTCGAAGTCGAAGACCGAGAGGCGGGATCCCGACGGGCCGTCCTCCCCTGCTCGAGGCTCCGGCGGTCCCTCGGCCGCGAGTCGGGCTCGATGGCTGCGCACCAGCTCGCCCGGATCGGGTAGGTGGTGACCGGGCTGCGGTTGATCGAGCGCCTGCACGCGCAGCACCGCGACCGGCCGCTCGGCTGCTCCCGACTCCTCGGTCCCCTGCGCCCCCGCACGCTCGTCGGCAGCGGCGACCTCCGGCACCTCGGCGCGGGCGTCCTCCGCGCGAGGAGCGCCTGACGTCGCGGTCTCGAAGCGGGCGACGGCGTCCTCGACGAGGCGCTTCACCCCGAGGAGCTCGGCGAGCGCCGCCTTGCGCTGCTCGTGGAGGAACGTGATCTGGGTGACGGCCCGGGCTCGGTCCTCCTCGACCCGCTCGAGGTAGGAGCGCCGACGGCGCTCGATCTCCTCCTCCACGGCGCTCGCGCGCCGCCGGGCGGCGGCAACGATCTCCTCCGCCTCCCGGCGCGCCTGCTCGCGCAGTTCGTTCGCCTCGTGCTCGGCGCTCTGTCGCAGCGCGTACGCGCCCTCCCACGCCTCCTGGAGGATGCGCTGGACCCGCTCGCCGAGGGTGTCGAGCGACGGCGGCTGGGGGGAGCGGTCCTCGCTCTCGAGCACGGCGACGCGCCGGTGGAGCTCGCGCAGCTGGCCGACCGCCGCCGCCAGCTTGCGCTCGGCCTCCGACGCCCGCCGCATCGCCTCGTCGAGGCGCCGCTGCTGGTCGGCGACGTAACGGTCGACCTGCTCGGGGTCGTAGCCGCGCCGCCCTGCGCTGAAGATCGGCGTGGCCTCGGCCTGCCCGTGTGGCGCGCTGCCCTGCTCCATCTCCATCCCCGATCCGGCACCCCGCCGGCGCCTCTCGCCCAACTGGACCCTCGCCACGACCGCGGCGGGCGGTGGGCCGATCGTACCGAGGAAGAGCGCCCTGGGCGTGGACCTCGCGCGCCGGGGCCGGCCGTCAGCGCGCCCGCTCGAGGAAGCGGCGTCGCTCGACGGCGACGCGGGTCAACTTGCCGGCGCCGACGAGTCCTGCGGCGTCGCTGGCGGTGACCGTGAAGACGAGCCGGCGGCCCTCGATGCGGGCGAGGAGTGCTTCCGCGACGACCGACCCACCGACGGCGACGGGGGCCAGGTGGTCGAACTGCACCCGCATCGCCACGGTGGTCCAGTCCTCGGGCAGCGCGCCCGCCATGGCGCGCATCGTCGCCTCCTCGCACAGCGCGATGAGGCGGGGCGTGGCGAGCACCTCGACGTCGCCGGAGCCGAGGGCGACAGCGGTGTCGCTCGCGCCGACCGTGAGCTGCGCCCGCCCGGCGAGCCCGAGGGGCAGATCGGTCCCGAGAACCACGTCGTTACGATACGAGCACGCCGATCGACCGGCCACTTGGTCGCACCGCTGGGGATCCCCTCGGCGTCCGGGAGGAGACAGGTGACACCACCCGATCACGCCCTGCTCGACGAGGACGTCGTCGCCGGCACGCTCGCAGCGGCGCTGCGCCGGGGCGGCGACTTCGCCGAGATCTTCGTCGAGGATCGCCGCTCGACGCGCATCTCGCTCGACGACCGCCGGGTGGAGGAGCTGTCCTCCGGGCGCGAGCGCGGCGCGGGCATCCGCGTCGTGGTCGGCGAGACCACCGGGTTCGCTCATACGGCCGACCTGAGCGAGGCGGGCCTGCTCGCCGCGGCGGAGGCCGCGGCTGCCGTCGCCAGGGGCTCGGCCGCGGGGACCCGGCGCGTCGCCCTCGGACAGCGCGCGCCTGGCGCGCGTAGCGGCGCGGAGCAGCTCCCCGAGGAGGTGCCGAAGCGGGCGAAGGTCGAGATCCTCGAGCGAGCCGACGCCGCGGCCCGAGCGGCGGGGTCGGCGATCGTCCAGGTCGCCGCTGGCTACGGGGACAGCCGGCGCCGGATCCTCGTCGCCAACTCCGACGGGCTGGTGGCCACCGACGACCAGGTCCGCACGCGCCTCGCCGTCGTGTGCGTGGCCTCCGGGGACACCGGCCTGCAGACGGGCCACGAGAGCGTCGCCTGCACGATCGGCTTCGAGCTCTTCGACCGCTTCGCCGTCGAGGACGTGGCCGCGCAGGCGGCGCGCCGGGCGCTCGCCAAGCTCTCCGCACGCCCGGCGCCCTCGGGCGTGCTCCCCGTCGTCATCAAGAGCGGGACCGGCGGGATCCTCTTCCACGAGGCGTGCGGCCACGGCCTCGAGGCGGACCACGTGCTGAAGGAAGCCTCCGCGTACGCGGGCAGGGTCGGCGGCCTCGTGGCGAGCCCGCTCGTCACGCTCGTCGACGACGGCACGCTCGCCGACGGCTGGGGGAGCGCCCGGATCGACGACGAGGGTCGCCCGGTTCAGCACAACGTCCTGATCCAGGACGGCGTTCTCACGGACTACATGTGGGACCTCGTGCGCGCCCGCAAGGAGGGCCGCCAATCCTCGGGGAACGGGCGACGCCAGAGCTACCAGCACCTGCCGATGGTCCGGATGACGAACACCTACCTGCCGGCCGGCAGCGAGGACCCGGAGGAGATCGTCGCCCAGACGCCCTACGGCGTGTACGTCGCGAAGCTCGGCGGGGGTCAGGTGAACACCGCGACCGGGGACTTCGTCTTCGGGATGACCGAGGCCTACCTCATCGAGAACGGCCGGATCACCGCGCCGCTTCGCGACGCGAACCTGATCGGCAACGGCCCGGACATCCTGTCGAAGATCGACGCCGTCGGCACGGACTTCGACGTCTGCCCGGGCACCTGCGGCAAGGACGGCCAGAGCGTCCCCGTCGGCTGCGGTCAGCCGACGCTGCGGGTGACGGGCGTGACGATCGGGGGCACGGCCGGTGCCTGAACTCCTCGAGCTCGCGCAGCGGATCGCCGCGGCCGCCCGCCCAGGCGAGCAGGTGGAGGCCTACGTCGCCCGGGAGCGGGGCACGGACGTGCGCGTCTTCGAGGGCGACGTCGAGTCCCTCTCGTTCGCCCAGTCCGCTGGCGTCGGCGTGCGAGTCGTCGTGGGCGGGCGCCAGGGCTTCGCGTACGCGGGCGACCTCGACGAGCGGCTCGCGCGCGACGCGCTCGAGGAGGCGCGTGACAACGCTCGCTTCGCGACCGAGGACGAGCACGCTGGCCTGCCGGTCCCCGACGGGGTTGCGCCGGCGCACCTCGAGCTGTGGCGCGAGGAGACGGTGTCGACGGACGACAAGGTCGCCCTCGCACTCGAGCTCGAGCGGCGCGTGCGGGCCGCCGACCGCAGGATCCGCCAGGTCGTGAGCGCCGACTACGGGGATGGCCAGGTGGAGGTCGCGGTCGCGAGCTCGCTCGGGATCTCGGCGGTGAGCCGGCGGAGCGGCTGCTACGTCTCGGCGGACGCGGTCGCCGGCGAGGGTCCCGAGACGCAGACCGCCACCGGCTACAGCGTGGGACGGGCCTTCAGCGACCTCGACCTCGACAAGGCGGCCGGCGACGCCGTCGAGCGGGCGACCCGCCTGCTCGGGGCGCGAAAGCCACCGGGCGCCACCCTCGCGGTGGTCCTCGACCGGCGGGTGACCGCCACGCTGCTCGCCATCCTGGCGGGCACGCTCTCGGGCGAGGAGGTCGCCAAACGGCGCTCGCTGTTCACCGATCGGCTCGGCGAGGAGGTCGCCGCCACGTCGGTCACCCTCCTCGAGGACCCGACGAACCCCCTCGCGTACGGGGCTTCTCCCTACGACGCCGAGGGTCTCGCCTGCCGGCCGACCAGGCTGATCGAGGGAGGCCGGCTCGCCGCCTACCTCTACGACACCTACTCGGCCCGCCTGGCACGTGCCTCGTCGACGGCGTCCGCCGTGCGCGGTGGCTACGCGTCGACGCCGTCGGTCGGCGCGCGAGCGCTCAGCCTGGAGCCGGGCGAGCTCGGCCAGGCCGAGCTCGTGCGCTACGTCGGCGAGGGGCTGTTCGTCCAGCAGGTCAGCGGCGTGCACTCGGGTGTCAACCCCGTGAGCGGGGACTTCTCTGTCGGCGCCGAGGGCCTCATGATCCGCGACGGCGCGCTCGCCGAGCCGGTGCGCGAGATCACCATCGCGTCCACGATCCAGCGCATGCTCCAGCACGTCCTCGCCGTCGGGGCGGACGTGGAGTGGCTCCCCAGCGCGGCGGCCGGGGTGAGTCTCGCCATCGGCGAGGTGGCGATGAGCGGCGCGTAGGTGCCTAGCTCGACGAGGCAGCCGCAGACGCGCCAGCGGCGGCGTTGCTCGTGGCGGGCGCTGGCGCGGACGCCTCCTTCGAGGCCGAGTCCGAGCGGGCTTGCTCGCTCGCGCCGGCCTTCTCCTTCGTGGCGCCGTTCGACCGGCTGTCGGTCTTGTAGAAGCCGCTGCCCTTGAAGACGATCCCGACGGCGCCGAAGACCTTGCGCAGCGAGCCGCCGCACGAGCCGCAGCTGGTGAGCGGTGGATCGGCGAAGGACTGCACCACCTCGAGCCGTTCGCCGCAGCTGCGGCAGGCGTATTCGTACGTCGGCATCGGCGACTCCTGGCACTCCCGGCTAGTGAGTGCTAATCATACCGGCGCCCCGGCGTGGTCGCTCGCCTGCGTGCCGTGTCGTACACTCAGGTAGTGGCGGAGCGCAGCCTCTCCCAGGTCGACCCCCTCGGGCGGGCCAGGATGATGGATGTCGCCCCGCGCGAGGCGACGCACCGACGGGCGCTCGCTCGCTGCAAGGTGGCCATGCTCCCCGAGACGACGGCCAAGGTCGCGAGCAACGCCATCACGAAGGGCGACGTCCTCGGCGCGGCGCGCATCGCCGGGATCCAGGCAGCGAAGCGAACGGCCGACCTCATACCGCTCTGCCATCCGCTGCTCGTGGGCAGCGTGACCGTGAACTTCACGATCGGCGACGACTACGTCGAGGTCGAGGCGCAGGTCGAGACCTTCGACCGCACCGGGGTCGAGATGGAGGCGCTCACCGCCTGCGCCGTGGCCGCCCTCACCGTCTACGACATGTGCAAGTCCGCCGATCGCACGATGTCGATCGGGGACCTCTGCCTGTGGGAGAAGTCCGGTGGTCGCTCCGGCAGCTGGCGACGGGTCGCCAGCGACGGCAGCCAGCCCTAGGGCTCGGGCTCGCGACCATCCACCGCTCGCGCGCCCGGCTCCGCTAGCGTCTCGCCGCGGGTTCGCGCGTACAGATGGAGGGCCCGCCCGGGATGGTCGTTCTCGTCCTCGTGCTCGTCTGGGTCGCAGCGCTCCTCCCGATCGCGCTGAGGAAGCGTTCTGAGTGGGAGATCACCGCCTCGGTCTCCCGCTTCCGCTACCGCACCGGCCTCCTGCGGCGCGCCTACCCTCGACTGGCCGCCGCCGCGAGCGCGCCGGAGAGCTCCGCTCAGCTGCGGGCACGGCCGCCGGTGCCCGGGAGGCCGAAGCTGGCCGAGCGCCGTGCCCGGCGCCGCCGCGTGCTCGCCACCCTCCTCGGTGCCACCTTCGGGACGTTCCTCCTCGGTGCCATTCCCGCGCTGCGCCCGTTGTGGGCGCTGTCGCTCGTCTCGCTGGGCGCGACGGCCGCCTACGTGGCGCTCCTCGCGCACTTCGCCAGGTTGGAGCTCGAGGCCGCCACGCGTGACCGGAAGGTCGTCCCCATCACCGCCCGGCGCGCCGCCCCCGCGCTCGAGGCGACGCGTGTGGCTGCGGTGGGCCACGCCGCCGTCGACGTGCCGGCTCGACCGGCGTTCGTGCTCGTCGAGGCGCCCTCCTAGCGCCAGAAGGGCGAGGTGGGCCGCGAGGCGTTCTGAGCTCCGAACGCTCGCGAGAGCGTCGCACCGAGGGTGTCGATCGCATCGACGAGCTCGTCGGTGGCGGCGATGAGCCCACTCGTGGCTCGCGCCACGCCGTTCGCGCTCGCCAGCTCACCGTGGAGCCGTCGCAGCGGGCCGAGCTCGACGGCAGGAGGAGCGTCGCCTCGGGCGACGGCCGCGAGGACGGCCGCGAGCGAGGCGAGCGAGCGGTCCACCGCCTCCGCGAACGGTCCCGCCCCCGGGAGCGCGTGCGTCGAGCGTCCTCGAGCGATCTCGGTCCGCACGGCGTGGAGCGCGCTCGCCGTTCGCCGGAGCGCGGCGAGCGACGAGGTGCCGAGCGTTCCCTCGACCCGGCGCGCGGGAGGCTCACCCAGCGAGCGCTCGAGCTCGGCCTCGGCGTTCGAGCGAGCGAGGCGCGCGCTGCGAGCGAGCTCGCGGATGCGGACCTCGTCGAAGCGTGCTCTGCCGGCAGCTGCGCCGAGCACTGCCGCGGC from Acidimicrobiales bacterium includes these protein-coding regions:
- a CDS encoding DUF1918 domain-containing protein, whose translation is MEAHVGDHLVVKGHRAGQPDRDAEILEVRGAQGKAPYLVRWGDDGHVGLVVPGPDAVVVHREQGHEQGQQ
- a CDS encoding helix-turn-helix transcriptional regulator, whose product is MVGRPVPDDARQFLTAQGALLRAARARQALTLQGVEAITGGEFKAASLSAYERGERMISVLRLLRLASLYGSSLDELVPGSPAEPAPAGRPRPVASPAAPTIRIDVARLERRRGAGWDQLRTYVRTVQARRRGRHARVVVLRGEDAWAVAAMLAVEVDELVGFLEGAGVAPSG
- a CDS encoding hotdog domain-containing protein; this translates as MVLGTDLPLGLAGRAQLTVGASDTAVALGSGDVEVLATPRLIALCEEATMRAMAGALPEDWTTVAMRVQFDHLAPVAVGGSVVAEALLARIEGRRLVFTVTASDAAGLVGAGKLTRVAVERRRFLERAR
- a CDS encoding TldD/PmbA family protein, which encodes MTPPDHALLDEDVVAGTLAAALRRGGDFAEIFVEDRRSTRISLDDRRVEELSSGRERGAGIRVVVGETTGFAHTADLSEAGLLAAAEAAAAVARGSAAGTRRVALGQRAPGARSGAEQLPEEVPKRAKVEILERADAAARAAGSAIVQVAAGYGDSRRRILVANSDGLVATDDQVRTRLAVVCVASGDTGLQTGHESVACTIGFELFDRFAVEDVAAQAARRALAKLSARPAPSGVLPVVIKSGTGGILFHEACGHGLEADHVLKEASAYAGRVGGLVASPLVTLVDDGTLADGWGSARIDDEGRPVQHNVLIQDGVLTDYMWDLVRARKEGRQSSGNGRRQSYQHLPMVRMTNTYLPAGSEDPEEIVAQTPYGVYVAKLGGGQVNTATGDFVFGMTEAYLIENGRITAPLRDANLIGNGPDILSKIDAVGTDFDVCPGTCGKDGQSVPVGCGQPTLRVTGVTIGGTAGA
- a CDS encoding TldD/PmbA family protein — its product is MPELLELAQRIAAAARPGEQVEAYVARERGTDVRVFEGDVESLSFAQSAGVGVRVVVGGRQGFAYAGDLDERLARDALEEARDNARFATEDEHAGLPVPDGVAPAHLELWREETVSTDDKVALALELERRVRAADRRIRQVVSADYGDGQVEVAVASSLGISAVSRRSGCYVSADAVAGEGPETQTATGYSVGRAFSDLDLDKAAGDAVERATRLLGARKPPGATLAVVLDRRVTATLLAILAGTLSGEEVAKRRSLFTDRLGEEVAATSVTLLEDPTNPLAYGASPYDAEGLACRPTRLIEGGRLAAYLYDTYSARLARASSTASAVRGGYASTPSVGARALSLEPGELGQAELVRYVGEGLFVQQVSGVHSGVNPVSGDFSVGAEGLMIRDGALAEPVREITIASTIQRMLQHVLAVGADVEWLPSAAAGVSLAIGEVAMSGA
- a CDS encoding FmdB family zinc ribbon protein, with the translated sequence MPTYEYACRSCGERLEVVQSFADPPLTSCGSCGGSLRKVFGAVGIVFKGSGFYKTDSRSNGATKEKAGASEQARSDSASKEASAPAPATSNAAAGASAAASSS
- the moaC gene encoding cyclic pyranopterin monophosphate synthase MoaC; protein product: MAERSLSQVDPLGRARMMDVAPREATHRRALARCKVAMLPETTAKVASNAITKGDVLGAARIAGIQAAKRTADLIPLCHPLLVGSVTVNFTIGDDYVEVEAQVETFDRTGVEMEALTACAVAALTVYDMCKSADRTMSIGDLCLWEKSGGRSGSWRRVASDGSQP